The Sphingobacteriales bacterium nucleotide sequence TAAAAATACAACTAATGCTTTTTAGATGTAGGATATGCGAGAGTTTTTTTTGATGGTGATGGTGTTTCTGAAACCTCTAATACTTTTAGACTAAGTAATAATGATTGGACTCCAAGTATTAATTATATTAATCCATTAACACTAAAACCATAAAACAATATACTGTTTTGTATACAAACAAAATAGTTGTTTTTTCATGAAGTCCTACATTTTTTGTAGGACTTCATGATTTTTTAGTAGTATAATAGAATATGTTCTTAATCCTTATCTAAACAACATATCCAACGCGCATAAATATTGGAAACTGAACTTGTTTTATTTCATTTTCCTTCCAGTACTGATTCAATTCTTCTTTTAGCATATCAACAGGATTAAATTTGTTTGCTCGAATAAAATGTTTTACAGAAGACCATGTATTCAAATAGCCAATAAAATGTTCAAAATTCCAATCTAAAATATTTTTTAACTCAGGCACTTCAATTTCTTTAAATGGAAAAGGAATATTTGTATAATTTTCGTCAATATATTTGCGTTCTTCGTCCCAATATTTTCCAATAATATGATGATAGAACTCTGAAATGATGGCGTCTATCTCAGTTGAGACTTTTACTCTATTATATCCAACCAAACATATAATGGCATTGTCTTTTGATGTACGTCTAACTTCAGCATAAAATTTATCAAAATCAAACCAATGTACAGCTTGTGCAACTATAATTAAATCAAAAAAGTTATGATTGAAATTTGTTGATTCTGATGCTTGTATAGAATAGGTGATATTATTTGCTTGTTGTGCATTTTTAATTTGTTCAACGCTAATGTCTGTTGCATACACATGCTCAAATTGTTTAGATATTTCAATCGCAATCTGTCCATTTCCAGTGCCACAATCCCAAGCATTATTTTTGTTTTTGCAAATAGAATTGATAAAATCAAATAGTGCATCAGGATATGTTGGTCTATACTTTGCGTACGCATTGGCATGTGCAGAAAAATTGTCTTTCATATAAATTAAAGCTAAGCAAAAATGTAATTATTTTTCTCATGCATTTGGTAAGTGTTTATCATATCAATCATAACAGTTTATATGTTATATATGTGTGAAAAAAAATACTTTAGAAATACGAAAAATAAATATTAGTTATTGATGTGAAATTTTCGCTATGTGCACAAAATATATTAAATGATATAAGTATTTTATAACCTATTTTGTTTCTTCTTATAAATTGTTTTTGAAATTCTATCGATAAGCCACATAAATATCCAATAAATAGGCATTGCAAGTGGATAAAATAAAACAGACAAAAAAGTATATCCATGATATCGGCTAGCTTCTTTTCCAATAATATTATCTATTAATTCATAAAAAAACATTAAACTTAATAGCACAATAAATGGAATAATAATACTTCCAATAATCACAGCTGGAGAAAATCTCTTATGAATATTTCTTTTTCTATATTTTATAATAATAAGAATATGTATTATAGCTAATGAAATTCCAAATAAAAGCATTAGTCCAAATGGATCAATTGATATAAGCGTTTGCGATAATTTTGATAGTTTAGGGATATACTCAATTTTTATATAATCTGCTGGAAGTGTAGAGAAATTCCAAATAGCAATACTATCCAACTTACCAGTATCTGGCGTGCCTAAATTTGTAGATATTGGCATTGATGGTGCTGTAGCATCAATTGTAATTTCTAATTTATTAAATGATTTCCAAAATTTTGCAGGTGAAAGTGAGTATCTAAAACTATATTCTTTTACCCAATCTGATTCATCTATCCATGCACTTGCATTGTATTCAATATGTATGTGGTGCTCGCCTTTTGTAAGTTCGGTTTCAAAATATTTTAAATCATTGAGCCTATATTTATATGTTGATTCTTCATTCCATTTTATTTCTATTACATCCAAACTACTATCGTATTCAGCTGGTTTAAATAAATCTGAAAACTTATCAAAAGGTGAATTGCTTGCATGTTGATATATATTTGGAATCTGTATTAATTCTATAGTGTTATTGTCAATTGAAATATTAAAATTTCCTTCATAGTCTGATGCGTGAAATAATAATGGGATTTGTGTGCCAGCTTTCTCAGCATAAATAGAATAGTCTATGATATAGCTAGCAACCTTAAAATCTTTATCAATTTTTATATAAATTTTTTCACTAATAATATTTATGTCCTTGCTTGATATCGCAGAACCTGTATTTGTGCCAAATGTAATAGGCGATGCCATATTGGCTAAAGCTGCTTTTATTAAAAAGCAAATAATGAGTGTAAATAGATTTTTCAGTATTCTAAAATGATTAGTTACTTAAAGTTACATAATAATAATCAAATTATCAATTGTAGTAATGTGTATATAAGACTATTTAACTATTCTAGTCTTTGAAGAGAATATCTTGTTATTATTTTATCTATACTAAAATTAATCACCTTTCAAAAATGACAAAACTTCTTTGTTGTTGTTGTCAAGTAATATTAGTTTTAGCCCATCAATTTTATAAGATGCAACTTTTGCCATTGCTTGGTTAAAATTATCTGCAATATCCATATTGGCACACATTTTTTTTGTTGAAGCAAGTGCGCCAAAAATTAGTTTTGAATCTGTTGCTGTTTTAATAATACCTGAATAATTATTGCAACCATCATTGCCATAAACTTTCATTTCTGTTAGGTTTATTTCTAGTCTTGGTATTGGCGACATTCTATTGATTGGATTTCCATTTATGCTAACAGCATTCCAAATATCATGTAAATTTTTATTGACTTCTTTTTCAGAATTTTTAATAAACATCAGTAGTTTTTTGCCATCAGCACTAAAAAATATAAGATTGTTATTGATAACTTGAAAAGAATCTGTTTTGCTTAATGCATTATACAATTCTTGCTCAATGTTATTTGAAATGCATGCCATTTTAGTACTAATGATATTTCCAAATATTAGTTTATTGGTATTTAGATTTTCTAAACTTCCACTAAAATTGTTACAACCACTGTGTCCACTTACTTTCTTTTGTTCTAAATTTATTTTTAATGTTGGAAGTACTATGCTTTTATTAATTGGCGCGTCGTTTAGTTTTGCCAAAATCCAATCTCCATTTAATAAACTTCTATTGTCTATTGTTTTTTCTAATTCTTTTACAAGCACATATTTAATTGAAGATGCATCAGCTGGAACGTTTTCTACTTTCTCTTCTTTTACTTCTATTTTCTTCAAGTATCCTTCTTCAAAATTAAAACCTTCAATAGGCGAATAAAAATTTTCCCATTTTTGATTGTCTAAATTTTCTCCTTTATGAATATTTAATACTTGCATTTTACCAACACCACTTGCTTCTGTTTTGTAGCCACTTACCCAAAGTATTTTATTGTTAGATTTTGTTGATGCACAAGAAAGAACAACTAATGCACTAATGATAGCAACAATATATGCGCTAAATTTTATAGAATTACAATGTATTCTAGTAATAAAATTATTATTCATACGGATATTAAGTTTGTTTATTTTAAATGTACAAAAAATATACCAATCATAATTGAAATGCTTCTATAAAACTATTTGGCAATTCTTTTATTCTTTTTTCATGATAATTAAAATAAACGCAACCAGAACGTACAATAGCTAATGTTTTTGTATTGTTTTTTATAAAATGAAAAACTAAATCAAAGCTACATTCTGTTAATGCTTGCACGCCAACTTGGCATTCAACTGTATCACCCAAAAATCCTTCAGATACATACTTTATTGCGTGATTTGCTAATATCGTTCCTTCACCTTTTTCCCAATCTACATCAGCAAGTTGCAAATGGGCATAAAAATTTGTTCTTATTTGATTAGCTTTTATTAAAATTCGTTCATTGCCCATGTGTTTTGCATGGTTTATGTCTTCTTGTTCTATTGTAAATTTTGAAGTATATAATATTTTCTTAGGTATTTCGATGTCAATTCTAGTCATTTTTTAAAAATTTAATCGTGCTTGAATAGGAATGTCCAATGAAGCATATTTGTTTGCCTTGTGCTTGTAGTATGCTGCAATAGCAATCATTGCGGCATTATCTGTACAATATTGGAAGTCTGGAATAAAAACATTCCATTTATTTTTGTCTGCAAGTATTTGCAATTGTTTTCTGAGCTCAGAATTGGCTGCAACACCACCAGCAATTGCTATATTGTCAATCTGATATGCTTTACTTGCTTTCTTAAGTTTATTTATTAGTATTTGTATTAAAATATGTTGTATAGATGCGCAGATATCTTCAATATTTTCTTGAACAAAGTTTTCATTGTCTTTGGTATTTTTTTGTAGAAAATATAAGATTTGAGTTTTTATACCACTGAAACTAAAATCATAATTTGGAATCTGAGGTTCAGAAAATATAAATTTATGTGGATTTCCTTTTTGAGCGTATTTGTCAATTAATGGACCACCAGGATAAGGCAATCCAAGCATTTTTGCTGTTTTGTCAAATGCTTCTCCAACAGCATCATCAATGGTTTGCCCAATAATTTCCATATCTAAATAGTCTTTTACAATAACTAATTGTGTAT carries:
- a CDS encoding class I SAM-dependent methyltransferase → MKDNFSAHANAYAKYRPTYPDALFDFINSICKNKNNAWDCGTGNGQIAIEISKQFEHVYATDISVEQIKNAQQANNITYSIQASESTNFNHNFFDLIIVAQAVHWFDFDKFYAEVRRTSKDNAIICLVGYNRVKVSTEIDAIISEFYHHIIGKYWDEERKYIDENYTNIPFPFKEIEVPELKNILDWNFEHFIGYLNTWSSVKHFIRANKFNPVDMLKEELNQYWKENEIKQVQFPIFMRVGYVV
- a CDS encoding META domain-containing protein is translated as MNNNFITRIHCNSIKFSAYIVAIISALVVLSCASTKSNNKILWVSGYKTEASGVGKMQVLNIHKGENLDNQKWENFYSPIEGFNFEEGYLKKIEVKEEKVENVPADASSIKYVLVKELEKTIDNRSLLNGDWILAKLNDAPINKSIVLPTLKINLEQKKVSGHSGCNNFSGSLENLNTNKLIFGNIISTKMACISNNIEQELYNALSKTDSFQVINNNLIFFSADGKKLLMFIKNSEKEVNKNLHDIWNAVSINGNPINRMSPIPRLEINLTEMKVYGNDGCNNYSGIIKTATDSKLIFGALASTKKMCANMDIADNFNQAMAKVASYKIDGLKLILLDNNNKEVLSFLKGD
- a CDS encoding thioesterase family protein, which translates into the protein MTRIDIEIPKKILYTSKFTIEQEDINHAKHMGNERILIKANQIRTNFYAHLQLADVDWEKGEGTILANHAIKYVSEGFLGDTVECQVGVQALTECSFDLVFHFIKNNTKTLAIVRSGCVYFNYHEKRIKELPNSFIEAFQL
- the tsaD gene encoding tRNA (adenosine(37)-N6)-threonylcarbamoyltransferase complex transferase subunit TsaD; amino-acid sequence: MPYIILAIESSCDDTSCAICIDGKIMSNEVATQDIHKEYGGVVPELASRSHLQNIVPVVDVAIKKAGIQKKDINAVAFTQGPGLLGSLLVGGMFAKAFAQSMNIPIITVHHMHAHILAHFIEEPKPKFPFICLTVSGGHTQLVIVKDYLDMEIIGQTIDDAVGEAFDKTAKMLGLPYPGGPLIDKYAQKGNPHKFIFSEPQIPNYDFSFSGIKTQILYFLQKNTKDNENFVQENIEDICASIQHILIQILINKLKKASKAYQIDNIAIAGGVAANSELRKQLQILADKNKWNVFIPDFQYCTDNAAMIAIAAYYKHKANKYASLDIPIQARLNF